AGCTGCGGTATACGCACTTGTTCCGCCTACGTTAAGTTTAACAAAGGCTTCAGAAACAACAGACTTGCCAGCCGCTTTTTCAACAAGCATCTTGAACGATTCAAAGGTAAACAATTCTTTCATGTCACCGTTGGCTTCACGAATCAACAATTCAAGAGAGGCATCGGCGCCTTCGAACTGATAGCCCTGATGTTCCAGATCTTTAATTTTCTCAATGATCTGACGTGAGTTAGCACTGCTTGGATCGAATTCAAGACCCAGTTCCTGTGCTTTGGACACAATGTTACTTTGTCCTGCCAGTTCGGAGACGAGCACACGCTGTTTATTACCAACCAACTCAGGAACGATGTGTTCGTAAGTTCGGGAATCACGCAAGATGGCAGAGACGTGAATACCGCCCTTGTGAGCGAAAGCAGCATTTCCGACATAAGGCTGGTTGATTGGCATATTTACGTTGGCAATCTCACTGACATAACGGGCAACATTCGTGAGCTGTCTCATTGAATCCTCAGAAACGCACTCATATCCAAGCTTCAGTTGCAGGTTAGGGATAATGGAAGCCAGATTAGCATTACCACATCTCTCTCCATAACCGTTCATCGTACCTTGCACCTGTCTGGCACCAGCTTGTACAGCGCTTAAGGTGTTGGCTACAGCAAGTTCACAGTCATTATGTGTATGAATGCCCAGCTGGGCTTGCGGAAGTCGTCCAGCGAGAGTGGACACGATCTCGTACACTTCATGCGGCATCGTTCCACCGTTGGTGTCACACATTACAAGCCAGTCCGCTCCAGCTTCATGGGCTTTGGTCAATACAGCCTGTGCATATTCTGGATTGTTCTTAAATCCATCGAAGAAATGCTCTGCATCAAAAATGACTTCCATATCGTTTTGTTTCAGATAGGCAATGGAGTCGTAGATCATCGACAGATTTTCTTCCAAAGTAGTCTGCAAAGCAGTGTGTACGTGGAAATCCCACGATTTTCCTACCAGAGTCGCTGCCTGAGCACCGGATTCAATCATGCGCTTCAAGTTGGCGTCTTCACTGGCGATGCTACCTTTACGACGCGTACTGCCAAAAGCGACAACCTTCGCGTTCAGGTTCAGTTCCTTGACTCTTTTGAAAAACTCAATGTCCTTGGTGTTGCTGCCTGGAATTCCGCCTTCAATATAATGAGCACCCAGGTCATCGAGCTTCTTGGCAATTTTGAGCTTGTCATCTGCCGATAAGCTGACTCCCTCCCCTTGTGTGCCGTCACGTAAAGTCGTATCGAAGATGGAGATGGCCTTTGACATGAAGATCCTCCTTTAAGATGAAGCGCTTTTTTTAGAAAGTTTAATGGTGTGTTTAAAAAACATATGGGCATGTTGGTGACGAATCCTTCGATTCTGTACCGCTACACTGTATTAAATTCAAAGTGTAGATTTGTCCTAAAATCGTGAATTTGTATAATTAATTATTATAGCACCATTATCGCCAAATGCTACATCGAATTCACCATTTGGTGTAACAAATGATGGATTGTAGAGTTAAGTGAGCTGTAAACGTAGTCTTGTAATATGTTATGCTTCATCTAAATACAAGTATTCCAGGATTGCATAGGGATTCAAATCCTGTCTTTATAAATGGAGGGAAGAGGATGCATTTTGTGTGGGAGAATACAATTATTTCATTCATTATAATTGCTATTATCGTCGTTGCCGTGTGGGGTATCATTCGATCGATCGTTAAATCTCGCCGATAACAAGGGGATATAAATGATTTTTACATAAGGGAATTTGATATAATAGAGTAGAGATTGCATGTAACGGAATTGTGTATACGAAAGGGCGGTGGGGATCATGTCTTCAGACCAAACGCATAACAACATTAATGTAGATCGATATTATCCTACCGCCGGACGAGTGATTTTGCATGTCGATATGAATGCTTTTTATTGCTCTGTACATGAAGCCGAGGAACCGGAATTATATAGAGGAAAAGCGACGGCCGTTGCTGGCAGTAGTGAAGTGCGCAAAGGTGTCATTGTAACTTGTTCTTACACGGCACGAAGCAGGGGTATTTCCACAGGTATGGTCGTTCATCAAGCATTGAAGAAATGTCCTGACTTAATTGTGATTCGTCCGGATTTTCATTTATATCGTAGGTATTCGAAAGAATTCATGAAAATAGCTTACAGTTATACACCATTGCTTGAAGCGACCTCAATCGATGAGTGTTACCTCGATATTACGGGGTCCAGACAGTTTGGTACACCGCTGGAGATTGCGGAAAGTATTCAGACCAGAATCCGGGATGAGCTGGGGATGCCCTGTTCGATCGGAATTGCACCCAACAAGCTGCTTGCCAAGATGGCCTCTGATTTGAAAAAGCCTAATGGCATTTCGATTTTGCGGATGAGGGATGTACCTCAGATTTTGTGGCATAGACCTTGTAACGAGATGTTTGGGATCGGGAAAAAGACAGCGGAAAAGCTGAAGAAGCTGGGCATTGAAACCATAGGCCAGCTGGCCAAATCAGACGAGCGGATGTTAACCGATGTGTTTGGAATTAATGGTTCTTGGTTAAAAAATTCAGCAAACGGCATTAATCATTCGGCAGTTCAGGCTGAACGTGAAGCGAACAAATCGATCGGACATACAACAACGCTGCCTGCGGATATATCTGAAATGGATGATGTACATCGGGTGTTGTTGAATATAAGTGACCAGGTTGCCAGACGGTTGCGCAAGCACGAAATGCTCAGTCAGGGCATTCAGATTACGATTCGTACACCGGATATGAAGACGATTACGAGATCACGGATGATGGAAGTGCCTACTGAAGATGCTTCGATCATATACCGGGAGGCCTGTGCTTTATTTGCGAAACATTGGCGCGGCGGGAAGCCTGTTCGTATGTTGGGTGTGACCCTCCAAACGCTGATTCCACGTGAGGAGTCCGCGATACAGCTTGATCTGTTTGAATATGAGCAGAAACCGAAGAAGGAAAACCTGATTCGCATTATGGATCAGTTACGTGACAAATTTGGTGAGAATGCTGTCGTTACAGCTGGCATGCTGGGGGATGATCCTTCCGTATTACTGCGCAATCATAAAGTCCGGGGAACATCGCTGCAAAAAGATAATTTGCAAAGTCTCGATTAAATAGGGCATAATGGAGTCTTGAGGCTGTTAAAATTATTTGTAATAACTCTTACTTTGTATTAATATGTTTCTAGATAAAAATACTGTACGTTTTTGAATAATAGGAGGAGAGATTGGTAATGAGTAAATTTACTTGGGTAGAAAAAGATACATGTATTGCGTGCGGAGCGTGCGGAGCAACGGCGCCAGACATTTATGACTATGATGATGAAGGTTTGGCAGAAGTGATCTTCGATGGAGATGCCAACAAAGGGATCAAAGCAATTCCGGATGACTTGTTCGACGACATGCAGGATGCTTGCGACGGCTGCCCTACGGACTCCATTAAAGTTGCGGATGAACCTTTCAACAAAGAAGGTTAATTCCTTTCATATGAACATACAAGAGTACATTCTTCTGTCATTGGGACAGTCGAATG
This window of the Paenibacillus marchantiae genome carries:
- the cimA gene encoding citramalate synthase → MSKAISIFDTTLRDGTQGEGVSLSADDKLKIAKKLDDLGAHYIEGGIPGSNTKDIEFFKRVKELNLNAKVVAFGSTRRKGSIASEDANLKRMIESGAQAATLVGKSWDFHVHTALQTTLEENLSMIYDSIAYLKQNDMEVIFDAEHFFDGFKNNPEYAQAVLTKAHEAGADWLVMCDTNGGTMPHEVYEIVSTLAGRLPQAQLGIHTHNDCELAVANTLSAVQAGARQVQGTMNGYGERCGNANLASIIPNLQLKLGYECVSEDSMRQLTNVARYVSEIANVNMPINQPYVGNAAFAHKGGIHVSAILRDSRTYEHIVPELVGNKQRVLVSELAGQSNIVSKAQELGLEFDPSSANSRQIIEKIKDLEHQGYQFEGADASLELLIREANGDMKELFTFESFKMLVEKAAGKSVVSEAFVKLNVGGTSAYTAAEGNGPVNALDNALRKALVQYFPSLANMHLSDYKVRVLDEKDATAAKVRVLIESKNTENTWNTVGVSENVIEASWEALVHSFRYALLQEKLQDEPGVVNIPAHGLSNH
- a CDS encoding DNA polymerase IV; the encoded protein is MSSDQTHNNINVDRYYPTAGRVILHVDMNAFYCSVHEAEEPELYRGKATAVAGSSEVRKGVIVTCSYTARSRGISTGMVVHQALKKCPDLIVIRPDFHLYRRYSKEFMKIAYSYTPLLEATSIDECYLDITGSRQFGTPLEIAESIQTRIRDELGMPCSIGIAPNKLLAKMASDLKKPNGISILRMRDVPQILWHRPCNEMFGIGKKTAEKLKKLGIETIGQLAKSDERMLTDVFGINGSWLKNSANGINHSAVQAEREANKSIGHTTTLPADISEMDDVHRVLLNISDQVARRLRKHEMLSQGIQITIRTPDMKTITRSRMMEVPTEDASIIYREACALFAKHWRGGKPVRMLGVTLQTLIPREESAIQLDLFEYEQKPKKENLIRIMDQLRDKFGENAVVTAGMLGDDPSVLLRNHKVRGTSLQKDNLQSLD
- a CDS encoding ferredoxin — translated: MSKFTWVEKDTCIACGACGATAPDIYDYDDEGLAEVIFDGDANKGIKAIPDDLFDDMQDACDGCPTDSIKVADEPFNKEG